A genome region from Bemisia tabaci chromosome 3, PGI_BMITA_v3 includes the following:
- the LOC109043933 gene encoding uncharacterized protein codes for MEVAQIGQDHDVEEVSRNRQHRNCGPRSDRKVNTLTPQYLGYCSTQWLLISINWIPSLFAWDFCTPSTERRDVEGAHYSKQPDSGLHYRTDCTDCVTRACHNTQHVDGGIEIHEADCRNQGCSTIFDCLLITLASTLLFI; via the exons ATGGAAGTAGCGCAGATAGGTCAGGATCACGATGTAGAAGAAGTAAGCCGGAATCGCCAACACCGAAATTGTGGGCCCAGATCTGACCGCAAGGTCAACACGTTGACACCGCAATACCTCGGTTATTGCTCCACACAATG GTTGCTAATCTCAATCAACTGGATCCCCTCACTCTTTGCATGGGATTTTTGTACACCCAGTACAGAGCGTAGAGATGTTGAAGGTGCACACTATTCAAAGCAGCCGGATTCAGGACTTCATTATCGGACCG ATTGTACCGACTGCGTCACTCGAGCTTGCCACAATACTCAACATGTTGATGGTGGAATTGAGATTCATGAGGCTGACTGTCGTAACCAAGGATGCTCTACGATTTTTGACTGCCTCCTTATAACCTTAGCTTCTACGCTCTTATTTATTTGA